A window of the Cystobacter fuscus genome harbors these coding sequences:
- the ppk1 gene encoding polyphosphate kinase 1 translates to MPKRASSKSTSSKTAERDVIPPGTDVSDGSLFFNRELSWLAFNNRVLQLAEDPSVPLLERVKFCAIYARNLDEFFMIRVARLHEQLSNRVARLVPDGATPGETLGKMHERILEQGNRHADCFERQLRPALAEKGIRIHSMKELDAEGRAQMEQRFREQIFPVLTPLAIGLGRHFPYISNLSLSLAVLLRDPVTDTENVARVKVPKELLSRFVPLKGGTSFVPLEEVIAHHLGALFPGMEVLDQGLFRVTRDADYTVSEDAEDLLVAVQTELRQRRFGDVIRLEVQAGMNPKLLEPLMDALSLEPQHLYEERGLLDLSDLMAIVSTPGFAELRDPPWTPVTQPRLQSEDDGEVTPVMTAMRRGALLVHHPYESFTTSVERFVTEAVEDPDVLAIKQTVYRTSDKSPLVPALIRATERGKQAVCMVELKARFDERTNIRWALALEEAGVHVVYGIPGLKTHAKAILIVRREGEKVRHYVHVGTGNYNSKTARLYTDLGLFTTDPDIGADVADLFNFLTGFARPKSFRKLLVAPVNMREGLLEEVRRTIAQHTPENPARILLKMNALVDPVMIRALYDASRAGVKVELNIRGICCLRPQVPGVSENIRVVSTLGRFLEHSRVYLFERGGETRCYIGSADLMPRNLDHRVEALTPVEDPTLVAQVRDILDRCLAENTHAWVLQADGAWLRRPPEGEKRWAQQELMERAVRMAQASTGRPLP, encoded by the coding sequence ATGCCCAAGCGCGCATCCAGCAAGAGCACCTCCAGCAAGACCGCCGAGCGCGACGTCATCCCCCCCGGCACGGACGTGTCGGACGGCAGCCTGTTCTTCAACCGCGAGCTGTCCTGGCTCGCCTTCAACAACCGCGTGCTCCAGCTCGCCGAGGATCCCTCGGTTCCCCTGCTGGAGCGCGTGAAGTTCTGCGCCATCTACGCGCGCAACCTCGACGAATTCTTCATGATCCGCGTGGCGCGGTTGCACGAGCAGCTGAGCAACCGCGTCGCCCGGCTCGTGCCCGATGGCGCCACCCCGGGCGAGACGCTCGGCAAGATGCACGAGCGCATCCTCGAACAGGGCAATCGTCACGCGGACTGCTTTGAGCGCCAACTGCGCCCCGCGCTGGCGGAGAAGGGCATCCGCATCCACTCCATGAAGGAGCTGGACGCGGAGGGGCGCGCCCAGATGGAGCAGCGCTTCCGCGAGCAGATCTTCCCCGTGCTCACCCCGCTGGCCATCGGCCTCGGGCGGCACTTCCCCTACATCTCCAACCTGTCGTTGAGCCTGGCGGTGCTGCTGCGCGATCCGGTGACGGACACGGAGAACGTGGCGCGGGTGAAGGTGCCCAAGGAGCTGCTCTCGCGCTTCGTGCCCCTCAAGGGCGGCACGTCCTTCGTGCCGCTCGAGGAGGTCATCGCCCACCACCTCGGGGCCCTGTTCCCGGGCATGGAGGTGTTGGATCAGGGCCTGTTCCGCGTCACCCGGGACGCGGACTACACCGTGTCCGAGGACGCCGAGGATCTGCTCGTGGCGGTGCAGACCGAGCTGCGCCAGCGCCGCTTCGGCGACGTCATCCGCCTGGAGGTGCAGGCGGGGATGAACCCCAAGCTGCTCGAGCCCCTCATGGATGCGCTGTCGCTGGAGCCCCAGCATCTCTACGAGGAGCGGGGCCTGTTGGACCTGTCGGACCTGATGGCGATCGTCTCCACGCCCGGCTTCGCCGAGCTGAGGGATCCGCCGTGGACGCCGGTCACCCAGCCCCGGTTGCAGTCGGAGGACGACGGCGAGGTCACCCCGGTGATGACCGCCATGCGCCGCGGCGCCCTGCTCGTCCACCACCCCTATGAGTCCTTCACCACCTCGGTGGAACGCTTCGTCACCGAGGCGGTGGAGGATCCGGACGTGCTCGCCATCAAGCAGACGGTGTACCGCACCTCGGACAAGTCGCCGCTGGTGCCCGCGCTCATCCGCGCCACCGAGCGCGGCAAGCAGGCGGTGTGCATGGTGGAGCTCAAGGCACGCTTCGACGAGCGCACCAACATCCGCTGGGCACTCGCGCTGGAAGAGGCCGGGGTGCACGTCGTCTACGGCATTCCCGGCCTCAAGACGCACGCCAAGGCCATCCTCATCGTGCGCCGCGAGGGCGAGAAGGTGCGCCACTACGTGCACGTGGGCACCGGCAACTACAACTCCAAGACGGCCCGGCTCTACACCGACCTGGGCCTGTTCACCACGGACCCGGACATCGGCGCCGACGTGGCCGACCTCTTCAACTTCCTCACCGGCTTCGCCCGCCCCAAGTCCTTCCGCAAGCTGCTCGTGGCCCCCGTCAACATGCGCGAGGGCCTGCTTGAGGAAGTCCGCCGCACCATCGCCCAGCACACCCCGGAGAACCCCGCGCGCATCCTGTTGAAGATGAACGCGCTGGTGGATCCGGTGATGATCCGTGCGCTCTACGACGCCTCGCGCGCCGGCGTGAAGGTGGAGCTCAACATCCGCGGCATCTGCTGCCTGCGCCCCCAGGTGCCCGGCGTCTCGGAGAACATCCGCGTCGTCTCCACGCTCGGCCGCTTCCTGGAGCACTCGCGCGTCTATCTCTTCGAGCGCGGCGGCGAGACGCGCTGCTACATCGGCTCGGCCGACCTCATGCCGCGCAACCTCGACCACCGCGTCGAGGCCCTCACCCCCGTGGAGGACCCCACCCTCGTCGCCCAGGTGCGCGACATCCTCGACCGCTGCCTCGCCGAGAACACCCATGCCTGGGTGCTCCAGGCCGATGGCGCCTGGCTGCGCCGTCCCCCGGAAGGCGAGAAGCGCTGGGCCCAGCAGGAGCTGATGGAGCGCGCGGTGCGCATGGCCCAGGCCTCCACCGGCCGGCCCCTGCCCTGA
- a CDS encoding NAD(P)-dependent oxidoreductase — translation MKIGFIGLGAMGSAMAGHLLKAGHALTVWNRSPDKAAPFVEAGARRAASPAEAAAGAEVVISSLADDAAVEQVVLGEEGLARGLGAGAVHVGTSTISPKLSERLADAHAKKGQGYVAAPVLGRPPAAAQGKLFVMAAGEAGAVASARPVLEGLGQRLFVVGETPPQAHLLKLCCNFLIFSTIEQLGEVFALTEKGGLDRARVFEVLTESFFSAPVHKNYGRLILERAYGPQGVPVTLAAKDTRLMLEAGEALSVPLPLASLVRDRWLAARARGEQDLDFAVLARQIAQEAGLKE, via the coding sequence ATGAAGATCGGGTTCATCGGACTGGGTGCAATGGGCAGTGCCATGGCGGGCCATTTGTTGAAGGCCGGCCATGCCCTCACGGTGTGGAACCGCTCGCCGGACAAGGCGGCGCCCTTCGTCGAGGCGGGTGCTCGCCGGGCCGCGTCACCGGCGGAGGCGGCGGCGGGGGCCGAGGTGGTCATCTCCTCGCTCGCGGATGACGCGGCGGTGGAGCAGGTGGTGCTCGGGGAGGAGGGGCTCGCGCGGGGGCTGGGCGCCGGGGCGGTCCACGTGGGCACCAGCACCATCTCCCCCAAGCTCTCCGAGCGGCTGGCGGACGCGCACGCGAAGAAGGGACAGGGCTACGTGGCGGCTCCGGTGTTGGGGCGGCCCCCCGCAGCGGCCCAGGGCAAGTTGTTCGTGATGGCGGCGGGGGAGGCTGGAGCGGTGGCCTCCGCGCGCCCGGTGCTGGAGGGACTGGGGCAGCGCCTCTTCGTGGTGGGGGAGACGCCGCCCCAGGCTCATCTGCTCAAGCTGTGCTGCAACTTCCTCATCTTCTCCACCATCGAGCAGCTCGGCGAGGTCTTCGCCCTGACGGAGAAGGGTGGCCTGGACAGGGCCCGGGTGTTCGAGGTGCTGACCGAGAGCTTCTTCTCGGCGCCCGTGCACAAGAACTACGGCCGGTTGATCCTCGAGCGCGCCTACGGCCCCCAGGGGGTTCCGGTGACGCTGGCGGCGAAGGACACGCGGCTGATGCTCGAGGCGGGGGAGGCGCTGTCCGTTCCGCTCCCGTTGGCCTCCCTGGTGCGCGACCGGTGGCTCGCGGCCCGCGCCCGGGGCGAGCAGGACCTGGACTTCGCCGTGCTCGCCCGGCAGATCGCCCAGGAGGCGGGACTCAAGGAGTGA
- a CDS encoding DUF262 domain-containing protein yields MADEKPQENPEEPKQEFFENDATDVEVEDVGERPSETKPWDPSRIRISTKPFSLRQVADMIKDGDIDLAPDFQRLYVWKPAQRSRLIESVLLGIPLPAFYFNQDFQGAMQVVDGVQRLTTINRFATGGEALSDLEYLKHLEGQTFNDLDVVLRRRFHQTQIFVNVIEPQTPDDVKFDVFRRINTGGSPLTAQEIRHCMSRKRSRDLLKALTALPSFHKATDEAFSHERRMADREVVLRFCAFRSLLNLNDYREFNSLDSFLLDFTRRVDGVHPSGQNLSEDAITQLSADFDRAMRTANAVFGNTAFRKYRLGATRRGPINRALFESWAVALADYEPEQLKPNQEAIIKAARKRMGDYDYNAAVSQGTGDISKVKLRFQVARDILKKAAG; encoded by the coding sequence ATGGCCGATGAGAAGCCGCAGGAGAACCCTGAGGAGCCCAAGCAGGAGTTCTTCGAGAACGACGCCACGGATGTCGAGGTGGAGGACGTCGGGGAGAGGCCATCGGAGACAAAGCCGTGGGATCCTTCCAGGATCCGGATCAGCACGAAACCCTTCTCCCTCCGTCAGGTGGCGGACATGATCAAGGACGGCGACATCGACCTGGCGCCAGACTTCCAGCGCCTCTACGTCTGGAAGCCGGCCCAAAGGTCGCGGCTGATCGAGTCCGTGCTCTTGGGCATCCCGCTACCTGCGTTCTACTTCAACCAAGACTTTCAAGGAGCGATGCAGGTGGTCGATGGCGTGCAGCGCCTCACCACCATCAACCGCTTCGCCACCGGTGGAGAAGCCCTCTCGGATCTCGAGTACCTCAAGCACCTGGAGGGGCAGACCTTCAACGACCTCGATGTGGTCCTGCGACGGCGCTTTCATCAAACGCAAATCTTCGTCAACGTCATCGAGCCGCAGACGCCTGATGACGTCAAGTTCGATGTCTTCCGGCGAATCAACACAGGAGGCAGTCCGCTCACCGCCCAGGAAATCCGGCATTGCATGAGCCGGAAGCGCTCACGCGACTTGCTCAAGGCGCTGACAGCCCTGCCCTCCTTCCACAAGGCGACGGATGAGGCATTCAGCCATGAGCGGCGCATGGCTGATCGGGAGGTAGTCCTCCGGTTCTGCGCCTTCCGCTCCCTGCTGAACCTGAACGACTACCGCGAGTTCAACAGCCTGGACTCCTTCCTGCTCGATTTCACTCGCCGGGTGGACGGTGTCCATCCCTCTGGACAGAACCTTTCCGAGGATGCCATCACCCAGCTCTCCGCGGACTTCGATCGTGCGATGCGTACCGCGAATGCGGTGTTTGGCAACACCGCATTCCGCAAGTACCGCCTCGGGGCAACCCGACGCGGCCCCATCAACCGAGCCCTGTTCGAGAGCTGGGCGGTCGCGCTGGCCGATTACGAGCCCGAACAGCTCAAGCCGAACCAGGAAGCCATCATCAAGGCCGCGCGCAAGCGGATGGGGGACTACGACTACAATGCTGCGGTCAGCCAGGGGACTGGCGACATCTCCAAGGTCAAGCTCCGCTTCCAGGTGGCACGCGATATCCTCAAGAAGGCCGCCGGATGA
- a CDS encoding YebC/PmpR family DNA-binding transcriptional regulator, with translation MGAQWKHKGRTEHAAAKGRLFTKLVKELIIAAKAGGPEVGSNPRLRLAVEQAKKASMPRDTLDRAIKKGAGLLDEPVNYELVTYEGFAPHQVPVIVECLTDNKNRTATNIRVLFRKGQIATTGAVSWDFNRLGVIEAAPPEGGADAEAAAIEAGAQELEPGDEGATRFLTAPTDLDAVSRALTGLGWTVSAQNLAWIAKNPVHLEGEQRAEVESFLEAMDEDDDVQNIYVGLK, from the coding sequence ATGGGCGCTCAGTGGAAGCACAAGGGCCGCACGGAGCACGCGGCCGCGAAGGGCCGGCTGTTCACCAAGCTGGTCAAGGAACTCATCATCGCCGCGAAGGCCGGTGGGCCCGAGGTGGGCTCCAATCCCCGGCTGCGTCTGGCCGTCGAGCAGGCCAAGAAGGCCTCGATGCCGCGCGACACGCTGGATCGCGCCATCAAGAAGGGCGCGGGCCTGTTGGACGAGCCGGTGAACTACGAGCTCGTCACCTACGAGGGCTTCGCGCCCCACCAGGTGCCGGTGATCGTCGAGTGCCTCACCGACAACAAGAACCGCACCGCCACCAACATCCGGGTGCTCTTCCGCAAGGGGCAGATCGCCACCACGGGCGCGGTGTCGTGGGACTTCAACCGGCTGGGCGTCATCGAGGCCGCGCCTCCGGAAGGAGGCGCCGACGCCGAGGCGGCCGCCATCGAGGCGGGCGCGCAGGAGCTGGAGCCCGGAGACGAGGGCGCCACGCGCTTTCTCACCGCGCCCACGGATCTGGACGCGGTGAGCCGCGCCCTCACGGGCCTGGGCTGGACGGTGAGCGCGCAGAACCTCGCCTGGATCGCCAAGAATCCGGTGCACCTGGAGGGCGAGCAGCGCGCCGAGGTCGAGTCGTTCCTGGAGGCCATGGACGAGGACGACGACGTGCAGAACATCTACGTCGGTCTCAAGTGA
- a CDS encoding AAA family ATPase has protein sequence MITTLQITGFKRFASCSLDLAPLTVLTGLNGAGKTTVIQALLLAREASTPGARTVPLNGPFGLELGSAQDVLNLHTAVDTSEIVLSMLMDDGTEVRFLLDARDETLLHLPIKDPPKQVPQALGGPHRAFTYLCAERLGPRDVLGASARPADDLSVGVRGEFCAQVLALHGLKEKVSPGRMHPERHGDVDAFLKYQVEAWLSDIARPTEINTDWFPNTSVTALRFRTPGGDWVRAPNMGFGVSYSLPIVLAGLFTPAGGLLIVENPEAHLHPAGQSRMGTFLATLARDGVQVLVETHSDHVLNGIRRAIGEHQLLGADQALVHFFDMQAGGQPERSTLRFTPAGGLSDWPRKFFDQYQLDVAALARVRRSPPR, from the coding sequence ATGATCACGACACTCCAGATCACCGGGTTCAAGCGATTTGCCTCCTGCTCGCTTGACCTGGCTCCCCTCACGGTCCTCACCGGATTGAACGGGGCAGGAAAAACCACGGTCATCCAGGCCCTGCTCCTGGCCCGAGAGGCCAGCACCCCTGGAGCGCGCACCGTGCCACTCAATGGGCCCTTCGGCCTGGAGTTGGGCAGCGCACAGGACGTGCTCAACCTCCACACGGCTGTCGATACCTCGGAAATCGTGCTCTCCATGCTCATGGATGACGGGACGGAGGTCCGCTTCCTTCTGGATGCACGCGACGAGACACTTCTCCACCTGCCCATCAAAGATCCCCCAAAACAGGTGCCTCAAGCCTTGGGCGGCCCCCACCGGGCATTCACCTACCTCTGCGCCGAACGACTCGGCCCGCGGGATGTCCTGGGCGCCAGCGCCAGGCCCGCAGACGATTTGAGTGTCGGCGTCCGGGGCGAATTCTGTGCCCAGGTGCTGGCCCTCCATGGATTGAAGGAAAAGGTCTCGCCAGGCCGGATGCACCCCGAGCGGCATGGAGACGTCGATGCCTTCCTCAAGTACCAGGTCGAGGCCTGGCTGTCTGACATCGCCCGCCCTACTGAAATCAACACAGACTGGTTCCCCAACACTTCTGTCACCGCACTGCGCTTTCGCACTCCAGGCGGCGATTGGGTGCGCGCGCCCAACATGGGCTTCGGCGTGAGCTACAGCCTTCCCATTGTACTGGCCGGGCTGTTCACACCTGCGGGCGGGTTGTTGATCGTCGAGAACCCCGAGGCCCACCTGCACCCAGCGGGCCAGTCCCGCATGGGCACCTTCCTGGCTACCCTGGCGAGAGACGGAGTCCAGGTGCTGGTGGAGACGCACAGCGACCATGTACTCAATGGCATCCGCCGCGCCATCGGAGAACACCAGCTCTTGGGAGCAGACCAGGCACTCGTCCACTTCTTCGACATGCAGGCCGGTGGTCAGCCGGAGCGCTCCACCCTCCGATTCACGCCTGCTGGTGGCTTGAGTGACTGGCCGCGCAAGTTCTTCGACCAGTACCAACTCGATGTAGCCGCACTGGCACGGGTGCGACGCAGTCCCCCGAGGTAG
- a CDS encoding tyrosinase family protein has translation MSREELNTRLRELLSSREPEAHALPRTPEGGLSLFAPPSPEHRFLPSLPAHLEQALSTAAHFMALANARPGEAGLAAVLDAANEGARRGDPEWVRYALRLFLAHHPEGRELTVPPLHERAPHLVLPSRRTMPPRKGSPGVPGAEVWLDYFREDAGLNEAVETWRMRYPAAGHPDPTQPSRRVLPERHAEAFWHTHQQLLARYDTERLSFGMPRTAPLQDFTAPLNEAYDSRLPGFAPRPPGLSLQGVPGYGVEDHATRRDRLCAAASSGLMWHGDTPIDIDSVEQLAHTVESTPASLDGEAWRDPLGPHGSYHHMGQLLLACLRSPRDKSGLPGVLAAPATAARDPLFYRWHRHVDDILDTWRSTHEAPHDLSEQTPVRMRAWMTEGPAPMHQSPDLLLCLDKDVPGLGSPDFDGQRWGEEQFGGEHWDGRPPSFPMTTHVLHTHLAQRPLRLPDGSEVLKPRLEHEPFSYFLRMENLLPREQRVTVRIHLVAEPFVDERRMWMEMDGFVHTLRPSERAVIFRPSRLASVVRERGWPAHLLLPRGRREGMLFRFQVTVTGEAQETETSGEWGYPFNRPFAPGQRIVDLSKRPDVATRNIWLIHEEG, from the coding sequence GTGAGCCGCGAGGAGCTGAACACCCGGCTGAGGGAGTTGCTGTCGAGCCGGGAGCCGGAGGCCCACGCGCTCCCCCGGACACCCGAGGGAGGCCTGTCGCTCTTCGCGCCGCCCTCTCCCGAGCATCGCTTCCTGCCCTCGCTGCCCGCGCACCTGGAGCAGGCGCTGTCCACGGCCGCCCACTTCATGGCGCTGGCCAATGCCCGGCCCGGCGAGGCGGGACTCGCGGCGGTGCTGGACGCGGCGAACGAGGGCGCGCGGCGGGGAGACCCCGAGTGGGTGCGGTACGCGCTGCGCCTCTTCCTCGCCCACCACCCCGAGGGCCGCGAGCTCACCGTGCCCCCGCTGCACGAGCGCGCCCCCCACCTCGTGCTGCCCTCGCGCAGGACGATGCCGCCCCGCAAGGGCTCGCCGGGCGTCCCGGGCGCGGAGGTGTGGTTGGACTACTTCCGCGAGGACGCCGGACTCAACGAGGCCGTGGAGACCTGGCGGATGCGGTACCCGGCCGCCGGCCATCCGGACCCCACGCAACCCTCCCGGCGCGTGCTCCCCGAGCGGCACGCGGAGGCGTTCTGGCACACGCACCAGCAGTTGCTCGCCCGTTACGACACGGAGCGCCTGTCGTTCGGCATGCCCCGCACGGCGCCCCTGCAGGACTTCACGGCGCCCCTCAACGAGGCCTATGACTCCCGCCTGCCCGGCTTCGCGCCCCGCCCTCCCGGGCTGAGCCTCCAGGGAGTGCCCGGCTATGGCGTCGAGGATCATGCCACCCGGAGGGATCGGCTCTGCGCCGCGGCCTCCTCGGGACTGATGTGGCATGGGGACACGCCCATCGACATCGACAGCGTGGAGCAGCTCGCCCATACGGTCGAGTCCACGCCCGCGTCCCTCGATGGCGAGGCCTGGCGTGACCCGCTCGGTCCCCATGGCTCGTACCACCACATGGGACAGCTCCTCCTGGCCTGTCTGCGCTCGCCGAGGGACAAGAGTGGCCTGCCCGGCGTCCTGGCCGCTCCGGCCACGGCGGCGAGGGATCCGCTCTTCTACCGCTGGCACCGCCACGTGGACGACATCCTCGACACCTGGCGGAGCACGCACGAGGCTCCGCACGACCTGTCCGAGCAGACCCCGGTGCGGATGCGCGCGTGGATGACCGAGGGTCCGGCGCCCATGCACCAGAGCCCGGACCTGCTGCTGTGTCTGGACAAGGACGTGCCCGGGCTGGGCTCGCCGGACTTCGACGGGCAGCGCTGGGGCGAGGAGCAGTTCGGCGGCGAGCACTGGGACGGGAGGCCCCCCTCCTTCCCGATGACCACGCACGTGCTGCACACCCACCTGGCGCAGCGCCCGTTGCGGCTGCCGGATGGCTCGGAGGTGCTCAAGCCGCGGCTGGAGCACGAGCCCTTCTCCTACTTCCTGCGGATGGAGAACCTGCTGCCGCGCGAGCAGCGGGTGACGGTGCGCATCCACCTGGTGGCCGAGCCCTTCGTGGACGAGCGTCGGATGTGGATGGAGATGGATGGCTTCGTCCATACGCTGCGGCCCTCGGAGCGCGCGGTCATCTTCCGTCCGTCCCGCCTGGCGTCCGTGGTGCGGGAGCGAGGCTGGCCCGCGCACCTGCTGCTGCCCCGGGGCAGGCGCGAGGGCATGCTCTTCCGCTTCCAGGTGACCGTCACCGGCGAGGCCCAGGAGACGGAGACCTCGGGCGAGTGGGGCTACCCCTTCAACCGACCCTTCGCCCCGGGTCAGCGCATCGTGGATCTGTCCAAGCGGCCCGACGTCGCCACGCGCAACATCTGGCTCATCCACGAGGAGGGCTGA